In Streptomyces chartreusis, the following proteins share a genomic window:
- a CDS encoding lytic transglycosylase domain-containing protein: MAGQGVRTARGTAAAAVALVALTASQAPGAVPARVSASVAGQPPAQHGPSVSGDTPYRTELPPLRTAKRDGVGAPAGVGAAVPASVFAAYRRAERRLAQEAPGCRLRWQLLAAIGQVESGQARGGRVTGDGTTLAPILGPRLDGVAFALIRDTDGGAHDGDTVYDRAVGPMQFIPSTWARWGADGNGDGRTDPHNVFDAALAAGRYLCADGRDLSVPAELDLAILGYNHSSAYLRTVRAWYAYFLDGHSVVPDATAGPSPGPSPSRSPSKPEQSSPTPSARPSASPTRTPSTPASPADTASRPAADPEETENPQLPLPAPDIGLSGDDLLPGSAALTSNSADSMTASPSTTADTER, from the coding sequence GTGGCAGGGCAGGGAGTCAGAACCGCCAGAGGTACGGCGGCCGCGGCGGTGGCACTGGTGGCGCTGACCGCGTCACAGGCGCCGGGGGCGGTCCCGGCACGGGTCTCGGCGTCGGTGGCGGGGCAGCCGCCCGCGCAGCACGGTCCGAGCGTGTCCGGCGACACCCCGTACCGCACCGAGCTGCCGCCGCTGCGGACCGCGAAGCGGGACGGCGTCGGGGCCCCGGCGGGGGTCGGTGCCGCCGTGCCCGCGAGCGTGTTCGCCGCCTACCGGCGAGCGGAGCGGCGGCTTGCGCAGGAGGCGCCCGGCTGCCGGCTGCGGTGGCAGTTGCTGGCGGCGATCGGGCAGGTCGAGTCCGGGCAGGCACGGGGCGGCCGGGTGACCGGCGACGGTACGACCCTGGCGCCGATCCTCGGGCCACGGCTGGACGGCGTGGCCTTCGCACTGATCCGGGACACCGACGGCGGTGCCCACGACGGGGACACGGTGTACGACCGCGCGGTCGGGCCGATGCAGTTCATCCCCTCGACCTGGGCCCGCTGGGGAGCGGACGGCAACGGCGACGGACGCACGGATCCGCACAACGTCTTCGACGCCGCGCTCGCCGCCGGACGCTATCTGTGCGCGGACGGGAGGGACCTGTCCGTCCCCGCCGAGCTGGACCTGGCGATCCTCGGCTACAACCACTCGTCGGCCTATCTGCGCACGGTCAGGGCCTGGTACGCGTACTTCCTGGACGGGCACAGCGTGGTGCCGGACGCCACCGCCGGCCCCTCTCCAGGCCCATCTCCGTCGCGGTCGCCCTCGAAGCCGGAGCAGTCCTCGCCGACTCCCTCCGCTCGTCCGAGCGCCTCCCCGACCCGCACGCCGTCGACCCCCGCCTCGCCGGCCGACACCGCATCGCGTCCGGCCGCCGACCCCGAGGAGACAGAGAATCCGCAACTCCCCCTTCCCGCCCCGGACATCGGGCTCTCCGGCGACGACCTGCTGCCCGGCAGCGCGGCGCTGACCAGTAACAGCGCGGACTCGATGACCGCCTCCCCCTCCACAACCGCCGATACCGAGCGGTAA
- a CDS encoding esterase/lipase family protein: MDDNRRLPIVYVRGFAGGTRGIDKAVDDPFYGFNEGSVHVRVGADNQPLFHQFESPLLRLLREEGYELLVKGDQAAYLAHHTEIPANTIWIHRFYDRSATTWGGSPQEYRLENAAVDLLDLVDRLREKTGAPAVYLVAHSMGGLICRCLLQKVLPDRGRAADDCVAKFFTYGTPHGGITFDLGGGLLERMRDRIGIQGADIFGPRRMYEFLTPQAETDPDGPPDGWDARPMPQGPGALPLERVFCLVGTNPTDYDVALGLSSAAVGPHSDGLVQIERAYVPGAQRAYVHRSHSGRYGMVNSEEGYQNLRRFLFGDTRVEASLVGYRLSGDDDLVWQAETRLAVRGLPVPMHERFAAHWSPIQLDPPPDGQETSVPLATTFLNSGLRAAEGEPMRFILDLRLISLREKGGILNLFDHLEQSADFADTLVIDVGTPEGDPEVEGIRAAWNSEIEGAIRDHSAAATPRADEDPAPGRWVAHIPLPAIAASLVGPDARIRLVATPWT, encoded by the coding sequence GTGGATGACAACCGCCGACTTCCCATCGTCTATGTCCGTGGCTTCGCCGGTGGCACGCGCGGTATCGACAAGGCCGTCGACGACCCCTTCTACGGGTTCAACGAGGGCTCCGTCCACGTGCGGGTCGGTGCTGACAACCAACCCCTCTTCCATCAGTTCGAGAGCCCCCTGCTGCGTCTGCTCCGGGAGGAGGGATACGAGCTGCTCGTGAAGGGGGACCAGGCCGCCTACCTCGCTCACCACACGGAGATTCCCGCCAACACCATCTGGATCCACCGGTTCTACGACCGTTCCGCCACCACCTGGGGCGGCAGCCCGCAGGAGTACCGGCTGGAGAACGCCGCCGTCGACCTGCTCGACCTGGTCGACCGGCTCCGGGAGAAGACCGGCGCGCCGGCCGTCTACCTCGTGGCGCACTCGATGGGCGGGCTCATCTGCCGGTGCCTGCTGCAGAAGGTCCTGCCCGACCGGGGGCGCGCCGCCGACGACTGTGTCGCGAAGTTCTTCACCTACGGCACCCCGCACGGCGGCATCACCTTCGACCTCGGCGGCGGGCTCCTGGAGCGGATGCGGGACCGGATCGGCATCCAGGGCGCGGACATCTTCGGGCCCCGGCGGATGTACGAGTTCCTCACCCCGCAGGCCGAGACCGACCCCGACGGGCCGCCCGACGGCTGGGACGCCCGCCCGATGCCCCAGGGGCCGGGGGCCCTGCCGCTGGAGCGCGTCTTCTGTCTCGTCGGCACCAACCCGACGGACTACGACGTCGCCCTCGGTCTGTCGTCCGCCGCCGTCGGACCGCACAGCGACGGGCTCGTGCAGATCGAGCGGGCGTACGTGCCGGGTGCCCAGCGGGCCTACGTCCATCGCAGCCACAGCGGGCGCTACGGCATGGTCAACTCCGAGGAGGGCTACCAGAACCTGCGGCGGTTCCTGTTCGGGGACACCCGGGTCGAGGCCTCGCTGGTCGGCTACCGGCTGTCCGGCGACGACGACCTGGTCTGGCAGGCCGAGACCCGGCTCGCGGTGCGCGGGCTGCCCGTCCCCATGCACGAACGGTTCGCGGCCCACTGGAGCCCGATCCAGCTCGACCCACCCCCGGACGGGCAGGAGACGTCGGTGCCGCTGGCGACCACGTTCCTCAACAGCGGTCTGCGGGCAGCCGAGGGCGAGCCCATGCGGTTCATCCTCGATCTACGGCTGATCTCCCTGCGCGAGAAGGGCGGCATCCTGAACCTCTTCGACCATCTGGAACAGTCCGCCGACTTCGCCGACACGCTGGTCATCGACGTGGGCACACCCGAGGGCGATCCCGAGGTCGAGGGGATCCGGGCCGCCTGGAACTCGGAGATCGAGGGCGCCATCCGCGACCACAGCGCGGCCGCCACGCCCCGCGCCGACGAGGACCCCGCCCCCGGCCGCTGGGTCGCCCACATCCCACTGCCCGCCATCGCCGCCTCTCTCGTCGGCCCCGACGCCAGGATCCGGCTCGTCGCCACGCCCTGGACGTGA
- a CDS encoding response regulator transcription factor: MPKPPSTDAVPAIPDVLLVVGEPRTSEPLSALLELAGYRTVVVDRATHAGPLLTERRFDLVILDVTLPDTAALRHSRRLLAPDRPAVLLLTGTGEFLGSLPGGGTGRRRGVGPGSGTGGQPAASGRVAEVLARARQLVGSQEPAGWDGALRYGDLVLDDATRRARRGERTIELTPAEYRLLRCLLVNADRVLSKEQIGRHVWTDPPTDSAIERLVSRLRRKVNGEQPALIHTRRGFGYWLGGTVQP; the protein is encoded by the coding sequence ATGCCGAAGCCGCCGTCGACCGACGCGGTCCCGGCGATACCGGATGTCCTGCTCGTCGTCGGTGAGCCACGCACCTCCGAGCCGCTCTCCGCACTGCTGGAGCTGGCCGGCTACCGGACCGTCGTGGTCGACCGCGCCACCCACGCCGGCCCTCTCCTCACCGAGCGCCGATTCGATCTGGTCATCCTCGACGTGACCCTCCCGGACACCGCCGCCCTCAGACACAGCCGCCGTCTCCTCGCCCCCGACCGCCCCGCCGTCCTCCTGCTCACCGGGACCGGCGAATTCCTCGGCAGCCTGCCCGGCGGCGGAACGGGCCGCAGAAGGGGCGTTGGACCCGGATCCGGCACCGGCGGGCAGCCGGCAGCATCCGGCCGGGTCGCCGAAGTCCTCGCACGTGCCCGGCAGTTGGTGGGCAGCCAGGAGCCCGCCGGATGGGACGGCGCCCTCCGCTACGGCGACCTCGTGCTCGACGACGCCACCCGCCGGGCCCGCCGCGGCGAGCGCACAATCGAGCTCACGCCCGCCGAGTACCGGCTGCTGCGCTGTCTGCTGGTCAACGCCGACCGCGTGCTGTCCAAGGAGCAGATCGGCCGGCACGTCTGGACCGACCCGCCGACCGACAGCGCCATCGAGCGGCTGGTCTCGCGGTTGCGCCGCAAGGTCAACGGCGAGCAGCCGGCCCTCATCCACACCCGGCGCGGCTTCGGCTACTGGCTCGGCGGAACCGTCCAGCCGTAG
- a CDS encoding flavin-containing monooxygenase gives MELDFDPEAELGFDPDALRAKYRAERERRIRPDGNRQYQRIAGEFSTYGHDPYADTEFTREPRHDRVEALVVGGGFGGLLAGARLRQAGVKEIRVVEKGGDFGGTWYWNRYPGIHCDIESYIYLPLLEELGYVPKWKYAPGEEIREHARAVARHFGLYDDVCFQTQVTELRWDEGESEWVVATDRGDRMRARYVVVSSGTLSEAKLPGIPGIETFRGHTFHTSRWDYDYTGGDADGGLHRLADKRVAVIGTGATAIQVLPHLGADAAHVYVFQRTPSSVDVRGNRPTDPEWAESLEPGWQRRRRDNFLRVVTGVRATEDLVDDAWTSTARLQEKLIPTNAYADVPAEERELAYEIADFQKMNELRSRVEATVEDPGTAERLKPWYRYMCKRPTFSDHYLQTFNRPNVTLVDTADTHGVERITENAVVVGGTRYEVDCIVFATGFEVGVSGVLSGRLPVYGRGGADLLRTWMSGGPRTLHGFYSEGFPNLFHLGPLQNASAVNYVHILDEQATHVAEVVGEARRRRIRCVEPTAEAQDAWVATIRRKAADLHRFQAECTPGYYNNEGRPRERSESYGDGPVAFHELLRRWREEGGMREVLTEGGEA, from the coding sequence ATGGAGCTGGATTTCGATCCCGAGGCGGAGCTCGGCTTCGACCCCGACGCCCTGCGCGCCAAGTACCGTGCCGAGCGCGAGCGCCGGATCCGGCCCGACGGCAACAGGCAGTACCAGCGAATCGCCGGTGAGTTCAGTACGTACGGTCACGACCCGTACGCCGACACCGAGTTCACCCGCGAGCCCCGGCACGACCGCGTAGAGGCGCTGGTCGTGGGCGGTGGGTTCGGTGGGCTGCTCGCCGGGGCCCGGCTGCGGCAGGCGGGCGTGAAGGAGATCCGGGTCGTCGAGAAAGGGGGCGACTTCGGCGGTACCTGGTACTGGAACCGCTACCCGGGCATCCACTGCGACATCGAGTCGTACATCTATCTGCCGCTGCTCGAAGAGCTCGGTTACGTCCCGAAGTGGAAGTACGCGCCCGGCGAGGAGATCCGCGAGCACGCGCGGGCCGTCGCCCGCCACTTCGGCCTGTACGACGACGTCTGCTTCCAGACCCAGGTCACCGAACTCCGTTGGGACGAAGGGGAGTCGGAGTGGGTCGTCGCCACCGACCGCGGTGACCGGATGCGGGCCCGGTACGTCGTCGTCTCCAGCGGCACCCTCAGCGAGGCCAAGCTCCCCGGCATCCCCGGCATCGAGACCTTCCGCGGGCACACCTTCCACACCAGCCGCTGGGACTACGACTACACCGGCGGCGATGCCGATGGGGGCCTGCACCGACTCGCCGACAAGCGTGTCGCCGTCATCGGCACCGGCGCCACCGCCATCCAGGTCTTGCCGCACCTCGGGGCGGACGCGGCGCACGTGTACGTCTTCCAGCGGACCCCGTCCTCCGTCGACGTACGCGGCAACCGGCCCACCGACCCGGAATGGGCCGAGTCCCTGGAACCCGGCTGGCAGCGGCGCCGGCGGGACAACTTCCTGAGGGTCGTCACCGGCGTCCGCGCGACGGAGGACCTGGTGGACGACGCCTGGACGTCCACCGCCCGGCTCCAGGAGAAGCTCATCCCGACCAACGCCTACGCGGACGTGCCGGCCGAGGAACGCGAACTCGCCTACGAGATCGCCGACTTCCAGAAGATGAACGAGCTGCGGTCCCGGGTCGAGGCCACGGTCGAGGACCCGGGGACCGCCGAGCGGCTCAAGCCCTGGTACCGCTACATGTGCAAGCGGCCCACCTTCAGCGACCACTACCTCCAGACCTTCAACCGGCCCAACGTCACCCTCGTCGACACCGCCGACACCCACGGCGTGGAGCGGATCACCGAGAACGCCGTCGTCGTCGGCGGGACCCGGTACGAGGTCGACTGCATCGTCTTCGCGACCGGCTTCGAGGTGGGTGTCTCGGGCGTGCTGTCCGGGCGGCTGCCGGTGTACGGCCGCGGCGGCGCCGATCTGCTGCGGACCTGGATGAGCGGCGGCCCGCGGACCCTGCACGGGTTCTACAGCGAGGGCTTCCCCAACCTCTTCCACCTCGGCCCGCTCCAGAACGCCTCCGCCGTGAACTACGTCCACATCCTCGATGAGCAGGCGACCCACGTCGCCGAGGTCGTCGGGGAGGCCCGCAGGCGCCGGATCCGGTGCGTCGAGCCGACCGCCGAGGCGCAGGACGCCTGGGTGGCGACGATCCGCCGCAAGGCCGCCGACCTGCACAGGTTCCAGGCCGAGTGCACGCCGGGCTACTACAACAACGAGGGCCGGCCGAGGGAGCGCAGCGAGTCGTACGGCGACGGCCCGGTCGCCTTCCACGAACTGCTGCGGCGCTGGCGCGAGGAGGGCGGCATGCGCGAGGTCCTGACGGAGGGCGGCGAGGCATGA
- a CDS encoding MazG-like family protein has translation MTDQTVPSETVPSETVPSETTADLWAAIDALWTWLDTDQPIGGREGMALCMLKLSEEVGEVAQAVIGATGQNPRKGVTHTWEDVQGELCDVVITALVALRTLTPDTREVFDRHLERVTKRSLGSTPL, from the coding sequence ATGACCGATCAGACGGTGCCCTCCGAGACCGTGCCTTCCGAAACCGTGCCCTCCGAGACCACCGCCGACCTGTGGGCCGCCATCGACGCCCTGTGGACCTGGCTCGACACCGACCAGCCGATCGGCGGCCGCGAGGGCATGGCGCTGTGCATGCTGAAGCTGTCGGAGGAGGTCGGCGAGGTCGCCCAGGCGGTCATCGGCGCGACCGGCCAGAACCCGCGCAAGGGGGTCACCCACACCTGGGAGGACGTACAGGGCGAACTGTGCGACGTGGTGATCACGGCCCTGGTCGCCCTGCGCACGCTGACCCCGGACACGCGTGAGGTGTTCGACCGGCATCTGGAGAGGGTGACGAAGCGGTCCTTGGGCTCGACGCCCCTTTAG